The Pseudobdellovibrionaceae bacterium genome segment CTATTTTACAAGCTAAAGCTTTGGCTTTTTGTATTAATGTATTTTTAGTGCTCATTATCGTGCCCCACATTTAATACTGTTTTGATTTCTGACATAGAAATAGAAGGAAACACTCTTAAGTAAATTAAAAATAACATAAAAAATAAACCAAAACTACCAAAAATGGCTCCTAAATCGTAAGCGCTAAAATGAAACATTCCCCAACTGGATGGTAAAAAATCTCTATGCAAAGAGGTTACCGTGATTACAAATCTTTCAAACCACATACCAATATTTACAAAAATAGAAATAATAAACATTACTATTAAATGGCGACGCATTTTTTTAAACCAAAATATTTGCGGAATAATTACATTGCAAGAAACCATAATCCAATAAGACCACCAATAAGGGCCAAAAGCACGGTTAATAAATGCATATTGTTCTACCCCATGGCCCGAGTACCAAGCAATAAAAAACTCAGAAGCATAAGAATACCCTACTAGTAAGCTAGTGGTCATAATGATTTTATTCATTAACTCTAAATGATTAACGGTTACATAGTGTTTAAAATGAGGGATTACTATTCGTAAAATAGACATTAAAGTCACCACCATGGCAAAACCAGAAAACACTGCTCCTGCCACAAAGTAAGGAGGGAAAATAGTCGTATGCCAACCTGGTAATTGCGAAACCGCAAAGTCAAAAGAAACAATACTATGCACCGATAAAACTAAAGGAGTAGATAAACCAGCAAGTAACATATAAACCATTTCGTAATGGTTCCAATGCTTAGCTGTACCCCTCCAACCCATAGATAAAACACCATATATAAATTTACGCACTTTATTTTTTGCTCTATCTCTAACTGTTGCTAAATCGGGAACCAAACCCACATACCAAAAAGTCATGGAAACCAAAGCATAAGTGGATACGGCAAAAACATCCCATAATAAAGGAGATCTAAAATTTACCCATAATGGCCCTCGTTGATTAGGGTAAGGTAACAACCAATGAGCTAACCATGGACGACCTGTATGTAGCAAAGGGAAAATTCCAGCTGTCATTACGGCAAATACCGTCATAGCTTCTGCCGTTCTAGCAATAGAGGTTCTCCATTTTTGTCTAAATAAAAATAAAATAGCAGAAATTAAAGTTCCTGCATGACCAATACCAATCCAAAAAACAAAAGTAACAATGTCTGTACCCCAACCTACAGGACTATTTACTCCCATTAAACCCATTCCATAAACGGCAATTAACCCCATGGTAACTATAAAGTAAAGAAGCAAAGATTTAGAAGCAAATAATAAAGCAAAATAATTTTTTCCAGGAACAGTCTCTATTAAAGAACAAACATCTTCTGTAACTTGTTTATAATCTTTATTGTCTAAAACTAATACGGGTCGTTTAGCCATGATTATTCCCTCCATGATGAGAAGGTTTTTTTTCGGACTTTAATTGTTTTACATTTTTTACTTTGGCCTGATACCTTAAACCAGGTTTTAAATTTAATTCATGTAATAAAGTATAAGCTCTTTTATTTGCAAAATCTTTAGAAACTTTTGTTTTTTTATCATTGCTATCACCAAAGTTAATAGCATTAGTAGGACAAGCTTCCTGACAAGCTGTTTTTACTTCACCATCATCAATATGTTTTGTTTTTTTATCAATAGCTTTTTTATGACGAATTTCTGTTACTTTATGCAAACAGAAAGAACATTTTTCCATTACCCCTCTATCACGAACAGTAACTTCTGGATTTAAAGACATCTCTAAAGGAGTACTTAGTTGAGTAAAATCAAACCAATTAAATCGACGCACTTTATAAGGGCAGTTATTTGCACAATAACGAGTACCCACGCAACGATTGTAAATCATATCATTAGTGCCTTCGTCGCCATGAACGGTGGCAGCCACTGGACAAACTGTTTCGCAAGGGGCTTCGTCACAATGTTGACAAGTTACTGGTTGAAAAACGGTATCGGGGTCTTCTGCTTTTCCAGTATGGTACCTATCAATGCGCAACCAATGCATTGACCGCCCCTCAGAAACATATTGCTTTCCTACTGTGGGAATATTGTTTTCTGACTGACAAGCAACTACACAACTAGAACAACCCGTACAAGTATTTAAATCAATACTCATTCCCCATTTTTGCCCTTTGTATTTTATAGTAGACCATAAAGTGGGTTGTTTTTCACGACTTTCAATGGGTTTAGTTAAAGCTAGCATATCATCTAAAGTTTTTTCAATAACAATACGACGACCCTGCATACTATGTTGATTTTGCGTGCTAGCTAATAAATTAACTTTACTAGTTTTAGTAATAGAAGCCTTTAAACCAGCATAAACTTTTTTATTTTTAAAACTTTTTACTAAAGGAAAAGCATTAACTCCCACAGCTTTTGCCACCGAACCATAAGTTTGCCCATACCCAAGGGATAAAGACATAGTATTATCCGCCTGACCGGGTTGAATATGTACAGGAACTTTTACTATTTGATCACTTACTTTAAGCTCTACCACTTGGCCTTCTTTTAAACGCTCTTTTTCTGCCATGGATAAAGGGATAGATAAATAATTATCCCAACAAATTTTTGTTATGGGATGAGGGATCTCTTGTAACCAAGCAACATTGGCCATACTTCCCCAACGATTAGAAAAACTAGATTCTAAAGAGAGTTCATAACCTTGCTCTGGTAAACTTGGTTTTAACCAAGATAAAGCAGACATATTAAACTTACGAACAGAGTTATTGGTTTTGTAGCGTTTGGTATTGCCATCTACAAAACCCTTTTGCAAAAGGTTAAACCAAAAGTCATCAAATTTTTGATTTCCTTTTTTATATTTAGGATAAAATTGATAACGCCAATAGGTTTTTAAATACTCGTAACTATTTTTGGCCGAAAACGATTTTACTGCTTTAATCCAAGTTATTAAAGAATCTTCAAAAGCTCTAGTTTCATAAAGTGGTTCAATAGTTGGTTGAATAATAGAGTATAATTGGTTCTGCCCCTCTACATCTCCCCACTTTTCTAATGCATTATGATCAGGAGCAATAAAATTACTAATTTTAGCAGTTTCATCTAAGTGCGAGCCTACATAAACTAGTAATTTTAATTTTTTTAGTGCTTTTAATAATTTTTCATTACCAGGGTGACTATAAACAAGATTGATATCATGAATAATTAAGCGTTTAACCAATCCAGACTCTATGTC includes the following:
- the nrfD gene encoding polysulfide reductase NrfD, which translates into the protein MAKRPVLVLDNKDYKQVTEDVCSLIETVPGKNYFALLFASKSLLLYFIVTMGLIAVYGMGLMGVNSPVGWGTDIVTFVFWIGIGHAGTLISAILFLFRQKWRTSIARTAEAMTVFAVMTAGIFPLLHTGRPWLAHWLLPYPNQRGPLWVNFRSPLLWDVFAVSTYALVSMTFWYVGLVPDLATVRDRAKNKVRKFIYGVLSMGWRGTAKHWNHYEMVYMLLAGLSTPLVLSVHSIVSFDFAVSQLPGWHTTIFPPYFVAGAVFSGFAMVVTLMSILRIVIPHFKHYVTVNHLELMNKIIMTTSLLVGYSYASEFFIAWYSGHGVEQYAFINRAFGPYWWSYWIMVSCNVIIPQIFWFKKMRRHLIVMFIISIFVNIGMWFERFVITVTSLHRDFLPSSWGMFHFSAYDLGAIFGSFGLFFMLFLIYLRVFPSISMSEIKTVLNVGHDNEH
- a CDS encoding TAT-variant-translocated molybdopterin oxidoreductase → MKEEIKHLKKTTTSKEVNEQLLSEEPENGYWKSLAELQNTTEFQQSVVDEFQSTPIDKSKEEGWARRDFLKLMGASLALSTFACTRKPTQKIVPYVKRPDDVIPGVANHYASSFVDGSEVFGVVVKTREGRPIKIEGNSEYPGALNKISMRATASVLSLYDPDRLKAPIQHLLNPKKTNYDSLPISWKKLDATVVKELKKSSVGVLTKSITSPSTRALLYNFKQTYKAKHYSWDVENLDALKQAQKISYGDKVVPHYRLNKAKMIVSVGADFLGSYLAPTEMSGFFAQGRKPSKNMNKLVVFESGLSLTGANADRRYPVKASEYLDILMGVLYQLVIVKKRSSYAWDKNLRQVLTSYNEKVSLVELDKKLQLSNIADELWKNRKKSLVIVGGISTETQESTLLHIAANFLNTLLSNDGSVVDYKESNYSSFRSSEKDLTKLIADIESGLVKRLIIHDINLVYSHPGNEKLLKALKKLKLLVYVGSHLDETAKISNFIAPDHNALEKWGDVEGQNQLYSIIQPTIEPLYETRAFEDSLITWIKAVKSFSAKNSYEYLKTYWRYQFYPKYKKGNQKFDDFWFNLLQKGFVDGNTKRYKTNNSVRKFNMSALSWLKPSLPEQGYELSLESSFSNRWGSMANVAWLQEIPHPITKICWDNYLSIPLSMAEKERLKEGQVVELKVSDQIVKVPVHIQPGQADNTMSLSLGYGQTYGSVAKAVGVNAFPLVKSFKNKKVYAGLKASITKTSKVNLLASTQNQHSMQGRRIVIEKTLDDMLALTKPIESREKQPTLWSTIKYKGQKWGMSIDLNTCTGCSSCVVACQSENNIPTVGKQYVSEGRSMHWLRIDRYHTGKAEDPDTVFQPVTCQHCDEAPCETVCPVAATVHGDEGTNDMIYNRCVGTRYCANNCPYKVRRFNWFDFTQLSTPLEMSLNPEVTVRDRGVMEKCSFCLHKVTEIRHKKAIDKKTKHIDDGEVKTACQEACPTNAINFGDSNDKKTKVSKDFANKRAYTLLHELNLKPGLRYQAKVKNVKQLKSEKKPSHHGGNNHG